One genomic region from uncultured Cohaesibacter sp. encodes:
- the coaBC gene encoding bifunctional phosphopantothenoylcysteine decarboxylase/phosphopantothenate--cysteine ligase CoaBC, whose protein sequence is MLENKRVLLVISGGIAAFKALDIIRLLLKEGAGVQVIMTKAATEFVAPLTIATLTGNPVLTDLFDLTRESEIGHIELSRAADLVVVAPATANLIAKMANGIADDLPSTMLLATDKPVLVAPAMNVRMWYHPATQRNLATLQKDGLHFVGPAEGMMACNEEGPGRLSEPEDILLAIKALLDDSPKPLAGKHVLITAGPTHEPIDPVRYIANRSSGKQGYALAAAARDAGARVTLVSGPVALEPPRGVEIIRVETAREMKEAVSGALPADIAIMAAAVADWHVANQGAEKIKKQADGSFPALQFEENPDIARFVGTHPDKRPKLVIGFAAETQDLEANAARKLTKKGVDWIIANDVSPQTGIMGGDHNMIKIIRSDSIEAWQDMSKQDVASRLIARLSEALEESIEI, encoded by the coding sequence ATGCTTGAAAACAAGCGCGTCCTGCTCGTCATTTCCGGCGGCATAGCCGCCTTCAAGGCGCTGGATATCATCCGCCTTCTTTTGAAAGAGGGCGCCGGTGTCCAGGTCATCATGACCAAAGCCGCGACCGAATTCGTTGCGCCACTGACCATCGCCACGCTCACGGGCAACCCGGTGCTGACCGATCTGTTCGACCTGACGCGAGAGAGCGAGATCGGACATATCGAATTGTCCCGCGCCGCAGATCTGGTGGTTGTCGCGCCTGCTACCGCCAATCTGATTGCCAAGATGGCCAACGGCATCGCCGATGATCTGCCCAGCACCATGCTGTTGGCAACAGACAAGCCGGTACTCGTCGCCCCGGCCATGAATGTGCGCATGTGGTACCATCCGGCAACCCAGCGAAATCTTGCCACCTTGCAAAAAGACGGCCTGCATTTTGTCGGTCCCGCAGAGGGCATGATGGCCTGCAACGAAGAAGGCCCCGGCCGCCTCAGCGAGCCGGAAGACATTCTTCTCGCCATAAAGGCCTTGCTGGATGACAGTCCCAAGCCGCTGGCGGGCAAACATGTGTTGATCACCGCTGGCCCGACCCATGAGCCGATTGATCCGGTGCGCTATATCGCCAACCGCTCTTCTGGCAAGCAGGGTTACGCCCTTGCCGCTGCCGCGCGGGATGCTGGCGCACGGGTCACTCTCGTTTCCGGCCCGGTGGCTCTTGAGCCGCCAAGGGGTGTCGAGATCATCAGGGTCGAGACTGCGCGGGAGATGAAAGAGGCGGTGAGCGGCGCATTGCCTGCTGATATCGCAATCATGGCCGCCGCTGTCGCCGATTGGCATGTAGCCAATCAGGGCGCGGAAAAAATCAAGAAGCAGGCTGATGGCAGCTTTCCAGCGCTTCAGTTCGAGGAAAATCCCGATATTGCCCGCTTTGTCGGCACCCATCCGGACAAAAGGCCCAAGCTGGTTATCGGCTTTGCCGCCGAAACGCAGGATCTGGAGGCCAACGCAGCCAGGAAGCTCACCAAAAAGGGCGTCGACTGGATCATCGCCAACGACGTGTCCCCTCAGACCGGCATCATGGGCGGCGATCACAACATGATCAAGATTATCCGTTCCGATAGCATCGAGGCGTGGCAGGACATGAGCAAGCAGGATGTTGCCAGCCGCCTTATCGCGCGCCTCAGCGAAGCCCTCGAAGAGAGCATCGAAATCTGA
- the ubiB gene encoding 2-polyprenylphenol 6-hydroxylase — MIGASSALLRLVHTGYILAREGVFSIVEPPADLPTAPRVALAFLKLFERKNASARNKGERLSAALNRLGPSYVKMGQFLATRPDLVGPELAEALTTLQDRVPAFSMQEARKAVEDALGKPVEALFDSFSEPIAAASIAQVHKASFVDASGERQDVAVKILRPKIAQRFQDDLAGFYLAARLIEAVHAPSRRLKPVGVVDTLAQSIRLEMDFRLEAAAMSEMGENCAEDDDFRVPTIYWAKSEKSVMTMEWIDGIKLNDLEALKASGHDLSALGRTVIQSFLRHALRDGFFHADMHPGNLFLGSDGKLVAVDFGIMGRLGMKEQRFLAEILYGFIKRDYRRVSMVHFEAGYVPSTQDVDTFAQALRSIGEPIHGRDSAEISMAGLLQQLFEFTELFGMATRTELILLQKTMVVAEGVARMLDDSLNLWNTSEPVVKSWMEKNLGPVAKAKEMAEGLSVLGTLSAQLPEMARRAERLFSSFDEMGRDGLRLDAETVTAIGQAEARKGRTGRLALWVIAIALAAIAIRIWS; from the coding sequence ATGATTGGTGCGTCATCTGCTCTGCTTCGCCTTGTGCATACGGGCTATATTCTGGCTCGTGAAGGTGTCTTCTCTATCGTCGAGCCACCGGCAGACTTGCCGACAGCCCCGCGTGTTGCTCTGGCCTTTCTCAAGCTGTTCGAGCGTAAAAATGCCTCTGCCCGCAACAAGGGTGAACGCCTGAGTGCCGCACTCAACCGGCTGGGGCCATCTTATGTCAAGATGGGTCAGTTTCTGGCAACCCGCCCCGATCTGGTCGGGCCTGAGCTTGCCGAGGCGTTGACCACGTTGCAAGATCGTGTGCCTGCCTTCAGCATGCAGGAAGCGCGCAAGGCGGTGGAAGATGCCTTGGGCAAACCGGTTGAAGCGCTATTTGACAGCTTCTCCGAACCGATTGCTGCCGCCTCCATTGCACAGGTGCACAAGGCCTCCTTCGTGGATGCCAGCGGCGAGCGACAGGATGTGGCCGTCAAGATCCTGCGACCAAAGATTGCCCAGCGATTTCAGGATGATCTGGCTGGCTTCTATCTGGCTGCCCGTCTGATTGAAGCTGTGCATGCACCGTCCCGCCGCTTGAAGCCGGTCGGCGTGGTGGACACACTGGCCCAATCCATCCGTCTGGAAATGGATTTTCGCCTTGAAGCAGCAGCCATGAGCGAAATGGGTGAAAATTGCGCTGAAGATGATGATTTCCGCGTGCCGACCATCTATTGGGCCAAATCGGAAAAGTCCGTCATGACCATGGAATGGATCGATGGAATCAAGCTCAATGATCTGGAAGCGCTGAAGGCCTCCGGCCATGATCTGAGTGCGCTCGGGCGCACCGTGATCCAGTCTTTCCTGCGTCATGCCCTGCGAGATGGCTTTTTCCATGCAGACATGCATCCGGGCAATCTGTTCCTTGGCAGCGATGGCAAGCTGGTGGCTGTCGATTTCGGCATCATGGGGCGGCTTGGCATGAAGGAACAGCGTTTTCTTGCCGAAATTCTCTATGGCTTCATCAAACGCGATTATCGCCGTGTCTCCATGGTGCATTTCGAAGCGGGCTATGTGCCTTCCACACAGGATGTCGATACCTTCGCGCAAGCCCTACGGTCCATCGGTGAGCCGATTCATGGGCGCGATTCTGCTGAGATTTCCATGGCTGGCCTGTTGCAACAACTGTTTGAATTCACCGAGCTGTTCGGCATGGCAACCCGCACGGAACTGATTCTTCTGCAAAAGACCATGGTCGTGGCCGAAGGGGTTGCGCGCATGCTCGACGACAGCCTCAATCTCTGGAACACCTCTGAACCCGTGGTCAAAAGCTGGATGGAAAAGAATCTCGGCCCTGTTGCCAAGGCCAAGGAAATGGCCGAAGGCCTGTCGGTGCTGGGCACGCTTTCTGCTCAATTGCCCGAGATGGCGCGTCGTGCCGAACGCCTGTTCAGCAGCTTCGACGAAATGGGCCGTGACGGTCTTCGTCTCGATGCCGAAACGGTGACTGCCATCGGACAGGCCGAAGCCCGCAAGGGGCGCACTGGCCGTCTTGCACTCTGGGTGATTGCCATCGCCCTTGCTGCCATTGCCATTCGTATCTGGAGTTAG
- the dut gene encoding dUTP diphosphatase, translating to MNDVRFKRLPENPDLPLPSYATPGAAGMDMRACLPEGPVTIEPGRIALIPTGFAVELPPATEMQIRPRSGLATKHGLLVPNSPGTVDEDYRGPIKIALLNAGPDAYTINHADRIAQAVIADVRRPRIIEVTTLSDTKRGTGGFGSTGIKD from the coding sequence ATGAATGATGTGAGATTCAAACGACTGCCGGAAAATCCGGATCTGCCGCTTCCCTCTTATGCGACGCCCGGTGCTGCGGGCATGGACATGCGCGCCTGTTTGCCTGAAGGGCCTGTAACGATCGAGCCGGGCCGGATTGCGCTGATCCCGACCGGATTTGCCGTGGAGCTGCCACCGGCAACGGAAATGCAGATTAGACCCCGCTCAGGATTGGCAACCAAGCACGGTCTTCTCGTGCCCAACAGCCCCGGTACGGTGGATGAAGACTATCGCGGGCCCATCAAGATCGCGCTTCTGAACGCAGGGCCGGACGCCTACACCATCAATCATGCAGACCGGATTGCTCAGGCTGTGATTGCCGATGTGCGCCGGCCACGCATCATCGAAGTAACGACCCTGAGCGATACCAAGCGTGGGACGGGCGGGTTCGGCTCCACCGGCATTAAGGACTAG